ACTCCTGGCCCCACTGACCTCCGCCTACATAGCCGTATCCCAGTCGGTAATGGATGACTTCATAGAGCAGGCAGGAGTTCGGCCAGAGAGGATCCGGGTGGTTAGAAACGGGATCAGCCAGCTGGTCGTGCCGCAGACTGCGGTGGAGGACCTCCGGAGGCACCTGGGGCTAGGTAACGCCCTAGTCACTGGAGTCGTAGGAAGGCTCGCGAGGGAAAAGGGGATAGACCTGTTTCTGCGGGCAGCATCCCTGTTAAGGGGCAGACACCCCGACTGGCGCTTCCTGGTAGCCGGCGGTGGCCCCCTGCGGTGCGAGCTGGAGGGGATAGCGGTCACACTTGGGCTCAGTGACACTGTAATATTCACGGGGGAGGTACGAGATCCGGAAACATTCATCGCCGCCCTGGACGTTCTGGTGGTGCCCTCAGTGAGTGAAGGGCTATCCATGGTTGCCCTGGAGGCCATGAGTCTAGGGAAGCCGGTGGCTGCGGCACGTGTGGGCGGGATCCCGGAAGTAGTTGACCACGGGTGCACAGGACTACTCTTCTGCCCCGGTGATCCAGAGGAGATGGCGAGGGCCCTGGATGCCCTAGGCTCGGATGCGGGCCTGCGGCGTCGCATGGGTGAGGCAGGGCGCCTCAAGGCCCGGGAATTCGACCTTACCCTGGCAGCCAAGGCAACGATGGAAGTCTACCAGCAGGTCCTGGAAGGCGCGCACCCGGGGAGGGGGCCCAGGTGAAGTTGCTGCTTCTTCTTGCCCTCATCCTTGTGTCACTCCCGGCCGTGGCCGCCCCGGCCCAGCACGGGCGCACCCTCATCTTCCTGCTTGACCATGCCTCCTGGGAGGACCTTGAGGCGTCCCCGGGATTTTTTGAGGCAGGCAGCCTCGGGTCGGTCGGCCTGCTTCACACCGGTTCGGTCTCGAGGTCCGATGGCTACGCCACGCTGGGGGCTGGGAGGAGGGTGCGGGACGCGAGATCCGGCGAGGCCTACCAGGCAACCGAGATCGTTGAGGGCACGTCTGTATCTCGGGTGTGGCTGCGAAGGGGAGGGCTCACCAGGGGGCCAGGGGCCATCTACAACCTGGGGCTGTGGGGAATGAGGCGCCAAAGCGCCCTGGAAGCATCCATCGGGGCTCTGGGGCAGGCTCTCTCCGAGGCAGGTGTCGAGGCAAGGATCGCCACCAACCTCGACATCCCTGGGAGTCCTTGGCGCCCTGCGGTGTCCGTCATCATGGATTCGGAGGGCGTAGTGACGGAGGGCCTTGTCACCCCAGATCTTCTCCTGGAGGAGGACCCATTGTCCCCCTACGGCCTTCGGGACCGCCTGGAGTCGTATAAGGAGGTCTGGCAGGCGCTGCCCCCAACTGGCGTGGCGGTGCTGGCTCCCGGAGATACCCACAGGGCGGAGATGTACAGGAAGAACACCAGTGACAGGCAGGCAGACACTCTGCGCCGCGCAGCGGTCGAGAGGTCGTTAAACCTCTTCTATGCTCTCGTCAAGGACATGGATGCCACCCGTGACCTGGCAATCCTGGCGGTGCCCACGCCCTCCCATGAGGCCACCCAGGCATCGTCAAGCCTCACACCCATCCTTGTCACCGGGCGAGGGTTCTCGCCGGGCCTCCTGACCTCTCCTAGCACCAGAAGGCCAGGGGTAGTCCTGTCCA
This DNA window, taken from Bacillota bacterium, encodes the following:
- a CDS encoding glycosyltransferase family 4 protein, which gives rise to MLQVMRPAGGGMLRQVSALFGSLTYLGAHIEVAGPPMWEGPARDLGLVYHPVPISDGWNPRDDGRSLVDLARISGGRRPNIIHVHGAKAALLSRLAVALGPPPRVVYTLHGFLVRPAMPSWQRVAYPAGERLLAPLTSAYIAVSQSVMDDFIEQAGVRPERIRVVRNGISQLVVPQTAVEDLRRHLGLGNALVTGVVGRLAREKGIDLFLRAASLLRGRHPDWRFLVAGGGPLRCELEGIAVTLGLSDTVIFTGEVRDPETFIAALDVLVVPSVSEGLSMVALEAMSLGKPVAAARVGGIPEVVDHGCTGLLFCPGDPEEMARALDALGSDAGLRRRMGEAGRLKAREFDLTLAAKATMEVYQQVLEGAHPGRGPR